The Cucumis melo cultivar AY chromosome 5, USDA_Cmelo_AY_1.0, whole genome shotgun sequence genome has a segment encoding these proteins:
- the LOC103499404 gene encoding glutathione gamma-glutamylcysteinyltransferase 3-like codes for MLLRSPSTPILNPWKPYFTLILHQIPKSRPLIGVQWINMMGALSGSDLSVVGKRIPRMARSVGSCFGSWDGDNEEDRAETRVHDREQAGTDSFGGNPFSPPQSHPTPPPVTGFYRRVLPSPPAIDFTSFDGQCLLEEALGDGTMKGFCKLISCHQTQSELTYCGLTTLAIVLNALSIDPGRKWKGPWRWFDETMLDCCELLAKIKTNGITFDEAANLARCNGAKVKAIRTNESTVDDFRKHVISCSSSNDRHVIASYHREVLKQTGAGHFSPIGGYHAGKDMVLILDVARFKYPFHWVPLTLLWDAMNTLAIRLPRGYMILSK; via the exons ATGCTTCTAAGAAGTCCATCAACTCCAATTCTCAATCCATGGAAACCCTATTTCACTTTAATCCTCCACCAAATTCCTAAATCACGGCCCCTGATCGGTGTTCAGTGGATCAATATGATGGGAGCCCTCTCAGGATCTGATCTTTCGGTGGTGGGGAAGAGGATTCCGAGAATGGCGAGAAGTGTTGGGAGTTGTTTTGGTTCTTGGGATGGGGACAATGAAGAGGATAGGGCGGAAACGCGAGTCCATGACAGAGAACAAGCTGGGACGGACAGCTTTGGTGGCAACCCATTCTCTCCTCCTCAGTCTCATCCCACTCCTCCTCCTGTAACCG GATTTTATCGGAGGGTTCTTCCTTCTCCTCCCGCTATAGATTTTACTTCTTTCGATGGCCAATGTCTCTTGGAAGAGGCGCTTGGAGATGGAACTATGAAAGGGTTTTGTAAATTGATTTCTTGCCATCAAACCCAATCAGAACTTACTTATTGTGGACTCACAACCCTGGCTATTGTTCTAAACGCTCTTTCTATTGATCCCGGTAGAAAATGGAAAGGACCGTGGAGATGGTTTGATGAGACTATGCTAGATTGTTGTGAACTTTTAGCAAAGATCAAAACTAACGGTATTACATTTGATGAGGCAGCGAATTTGGCTCGCTGCAATGGTGCTAAAGTGAAAGCTATAAGAACAAACGAGAGCACTGTGGATGATTTTCGTAAGCATGTTATATCATGTTCATCTTCTAATGACCGTCATGTGATCGCTTCCTACCATAGAGAAGTTCTCAAGCAAACTGGAGCTGGTCATTTTTCTCCAATTGGAGGTTATCACGCTGGTAAAGACATGGTTCTCATTTTGGATGTTGCACGTTTCAAATATCCTTTTCACTGGGTTCCACTTACCCTATTGTGGGATGCTATGAATACACTTGCAATAAGACTACCTAGAGGATACATGATTTTATCAAAGTAG